Proteins encoded in a region of the Quercus lobata isolate SW786 chromosome 8, ValleyOak3.0 Primary Assembly, whole genome shotgun sequence genome:
- the LOC115957959 gene encoding uncharacterized protein LOC115957959, producing the protein MEGPMKHICCLVFLVILGIAGFDGVYGAGECGKSSPEAEAWKLAPCVSAAQDVNAEVSDRCCSQVKKIGQNPSCLCAAMLSNTAKSSGVKPEVAVTIPKRCNIADRPVGYKCGAYTLP; encoded by the exons ATGGAAGGTCCAATGAAGCACATTTGTTGTCTAGTGTTTCTTGTAATCCTAGGAATTGCTGGGTTTGATGGGGTTTATGGGGCTGGTGAATGTGGGAAATCTTCGCCTGAGGCAGAGGCTTGGAAGCTGGCTCCCTGTGTATCAGCAGCACAGGATGTGAATGCTGAAGTTTCTGATAGGTGCTGCAGTCAAGTGAAAAAGATTGGCCAGAACCCAAGCTGCCTTTGTGCTGCTATGCTTTCTAATACAGCTAAAAGTTCCGGAGTTAAACCAGAGGTTGCGGTGACCATTCCCAAACGATGCAATATTGCTGATCGTCCTGTGGGATACAAGTGTGGAG CTTATACATTGCCTTGA
- the LOC115957956 gene encoding uncharacterized protein LOC115957956 gives MPTGTSVHVTTLDGIVNVNSLFTLAVFVGLTWNPDDPSNTLINDQDCAAGPSKAKDLVSFHVYSFSSFLFSSLIALALKQAIRISKSPTYHPYEFIARTHKPFLRVGMLVSGVGSFCGCGFLMMALVNVVQIKLGTLTCGNSSDSFAAVIPLVILVPIALLIYASFILYAFSR, from the coding sequence ATGCCGACCGGCACCAGCGTTCACGTCACCACCTTAGACGGCATAGTAAACGTGAACTCCCTCTTCACCTTAGCCGTATTCGTAGGCCTAACCTGGAACCCAGACGACCCGAGCAACACCCTCATCAACGACCAAGATTGCGCCGCGGGTCCCTCCAAAGCCAAAGACCTCGTTTCCTTCCATGTCTACTCCTTCAGCTCCTTCCTCTTCTCCAGCCTCATCGCTTTGGCACTCAAACAGGCCATCCGGATCTCCAAAAGCCCAACTTACCACCCGTACGAGTTCATTGCCCGCACCCACAAGCCCTTCCTCCGGGTCGGGATGTTGGTCTCGGGTGTCGGTTCGTTTTGCGGGTGCGGGTTCCTGATGATGGCTCTGGTTAACGTGGTCCAGATCAAGCTTGGGACTTTGACTTGTGGAAACTCATCAGATAGCTTTGCAGCCGTGATTCCTCTTGTCATTTTGGTCCCCATTGCACTTCTCATTTATGCTTCTTTCATTTTGTACGCTTTTAGTCGCTAG